TCGATGATGTCGGCGGCGGTGGTTTCGTCCAGGTTGCCAGTTGGCTCGTCCGCCAAGATGATCGGTGCGGAGGACACAAGTGCCCGGCCGATCGCTACGCGCTGTTGCTGTCCGCCAGAAAGTTTCATGACATTACGGTGAATGTGATCGTCATCCAGACCCATGGAGTGCAGTGTTTCGTTGGTGGCTTTGGGATTAACTAATTTCAAGTTTTCCAGTGGCGTCAGATAATCGATCAGGTTATAATTCTGAAACACCAGCGAGATATTGTGCTTGCGATGGTGCGAATAACCCTGCTCAGCGATGTCTTCATCGTCGAACAAAATCTGCCCGCCGGTCGGCGTGTCCAATCCTGCTAGCAGCCCCAGCAGGGTCGATTTGCCAGCGCCAGAACTACCGACGATGGCGTAGAATTTGCCTTTTTCAAATTGATAATTGATGCCGTTGAGCACATTGCTGGTGCCGTCGGCGTATGAATAGATAATATCGCGTAACGTAAGTAGTGACATAATAACTCCTAACTTAATTTTGCTAAAATTTGCTTTGGTGATTGGCGCATGATTGGCGCGGTGGCAGCGATGGCTGATAGCAGAACGACCATGTAGCCGAAGGTGAAAGCCTGCAGATAGGTCGCCGGTGGCGCGGCCTGCACCACGGTTTTTTCTACACGCTGGCTTTGGTCGGTTTGTATTGTCAAGGCAGTAGAAATTTGCGATGAGGCAATCGAGCCGATGGCGAGCGCAAACACCGAACTGACTGCGGCGATGATAGCCAGCTCTGCCAAGAACTGCCCGATGATCTGCCGCTTCGACGTGCCGATAGACAGCAAGATGCCAATTTCATGCAAGCGGCCGCGCACCCAGAACACCAGCACCAGTGACAGCACCGCCAGCCCCGCCGCGGCTGCGCCGATGGTGGCAATCGTCAAAATGTTTTGAATGCCAGCGATGTTTTGGAGAACCCCAGCGAACACGGCCCCGTTGTCAGTCAGGCTAAATTTTTGCCAATCGACGTTTGGTAGGCTTTTAGCGCGGTCCGTTAACGACTTCAGCTGATGCGGATTTTCGGCGAAATACGTCGCTCGCGTTAGCTGCTGGCTACCTGTCAGCTGCTGCGCTGCGGCCAAATTAGTAATGAGATGATTCTCCGCCATGTCGGACTGTAAGACCGCTGGCTTTTCGCCTTTGCCGCTGAAAATTCCTGCGACAGTCACCGTCACCCGCCGGCCGTCTTTGGTGATGTCCAGCTTGTCGCCAGGCTTGATGTTATTTTTCTCGGCGAAGGTTTTGTGGATCAGGGCCGCGTTTTGATCGCGCTCGGTCAAGTGCTTACCCTGCTCTAGTTGGTAGAATCGACCGGTGAACTCGCCGAGCAGATTACTATCTGTCGCGCCCGTCACCTTCGCCTCGCCAGCCACGTTAGAGTCCAGCTGCACACCACTACCCGCTACGTCAACCAATTGTTTGCCCGGCAGCCCCGCGGTGGTTTCTGCCTGGAAATTGTGCGCTTTGACCTTGTCCAGGCGCTGCACTCGCTGCGTGATGTCCATCGGCACCTCGCCCGACGGTTGCTTGTTAGCGATGCTAAAGCCGGCGCGAATATTACGCTCGACCGATTGCTTCAGCTGCGCCATCGTCTGCTGTACCGTCAGCGTGCCGATCAGCAGCGTGAAAATCAGCGTCATGATCAGGGCGATGGTCAGGCTGCGACGTCGTTTGCGTGCCACAGCCGTCCAGGCTCGTTTGATAATCGTCATCGTTCGCCCCTAGTCCACTTCGGTTAGTAATTCTTTTGGCGTTGATTGGGTAATCGGCCGCGAAGCCAGCAGCACCGCGATAATAATCACCGCCAGTCCAGCGCCCCACACCGCCAGCAGATCCGTCGGCTGCACACCAACTGTCACCTTGTCGAGCGTGCGTGATGACGTCACCGAGTCGGCGTCAGCACCGAGCGACGCACCGTTGAGGGAACTGCCAGCTTGACGTGTGGCATTCTGCGCCGCCTGCGATACCACGTGATCACCCATTTGTTGAGCAATTAGCCCTGCGGTAAAGTACGACGCACCGAAGCTCAGCACCGCGATCATCACCAGCTCAGCGATATATTGCAACACAATCTTTGACTGCGGCACACCCGTCGCCAAGAGTACGCCCGCTTCGCGCTTGCGCTCGTTCATCCACAAATACAGCACCATGCCGATCACCGCGACACTAACCAGCGCCGTCGCCCACAACATGCCGTCGATCAGGCCGTACACGCCGTTCACCGCACCAGTCACACCAGCCAGTTCCTGACTATTCTTATTCAATTGATACTTTTGCCAATTGACCGGCAATTTCTGTGCCCGCGCCATCACCTCGTCCAGCTGTTTGGTGCCTTTGGTGAAGAACGTGGCGTCTTGGTAAATCTCATTTTGCTCGGTATACGCGTTCAACTGGCGAGTTGTCGTGAGGTCAGTCAGGAATAAATTCTCAAACAGTTCCACCTGGTACGTCGCCTGCTTTGGGTTTTTGCCGTTAAATATACCGACGATTTCCACTTCAACCTCGTCCTTGGATGGATGCTCGTTGTCGGTGTCGTATTGATTGGCCTTTAACTTAATTTTATTGCCAAGCTTCAGGTTGTTTGCCTTGGCAAAATCTTCGTGCACTAAAATTTTGTGCGAATCGTTCTCGGTGATGTGCCGGCCAGCGATGAGCTTGAGCGACTCAGCCCGGAACTTTTTCTCGGACTCAGATTTATTGACACCAATGATGGTGGCGGCATTGCCAAACTGTTTGTCTTTCTCGGCGTCATAGCCGCTGCCGCCACTTGGTAGTGGCACCAGTTTGGTATTGATAAAATCGACCGTGGCATTCTGGCGCTTGACATAATCCGTCACGCCTTCCAGATTCTTCACCGCGTCGATGTCTTTGTTCGACACCGTTCCCGAACCGCGGGCTGTTCCCGGATTGGTGCGCGGATTATTGCCCAGCGTGAAGCCGGCCTTGAGCGTTTTGTCCAGCGACTGCGCCGCCGCGTCGGTCGAATGCTTGATGGCAAATCCACTCAGCATAATCGTCGACATACACAGCAAAATCGCCAGCAAAATCAGCGTTTTGAGTTTTTTCCTGGTGATATACAACCAGGCACGTTGTATAAATGACATAGATCTCCTTTCTTGGTTCTATGTCAGTGTAGCAGGCGAATGTGAAGGGAATGTGAAATGGGTGGGGTTATCTGGCTATTTCTTCTCAAGCACTGCAACCCGTTTCTTCAAATCATCCAGTTCGGCGCGGAGTTCGCTGGTGTTTGCTGCGGGGCTGTTTGGTTCTACCTTTTTAGTTTTAGCGTCTTTTTCTTGCTGAGCTTTTTGCTTCTTGCTTGCTTTTACGGCAATATGCATAGAGATAGCGCTACTTGATACTACGATAATAATACCTATCATAGATACTATGTCTAGAGGTTTGATATTCATATATTCCTTTGTTTATGATTTATTGATAGGATTAATTATACACCCTGCTGATGGTGTACGGCTAGTAAGTTGACGTTGGCTAACTCTTTGGGTAC
The window above is part of the Candidatus Saccharibacteria bacterium oral taxon 488 genome. Proteins encoded here:
- a CDS encoding ABC transporter ATP-binding protein, whose translation is MSLLTLRDIIYSYADGTSNVLNGINYQFEKGKFYAIVGSSGAGKSTLLGLLAGLDTPTGGQILFDDEDIAEQGYSHHRKHNISLVFQNYNLIDYLTPLENLKLVNPKATNETLHSMGLDDDHIHRNVMKLSGGQQQRVAIGRALVSSAPIILADEPTGNLDETTAADIIDILRQAAHENDKCVIVVTHSKQLAKEADVVLKLKDKKLRA
- a CDS encoding ABC transporter permease, encoding MTIIKRAWTAVARKRRRSLTIALIMTLIFTLLIGTLTVQQTMAQLKQSVERNIRAGFSIANKQPSGEVPMDITQRVQRLDKVKAHNFQAETTAGLPGKQLVDVAGSGVQLDSNVAGEAKVTGATDSNLLGEFTGRFYQLEQGKHLTERDQNAALIHKTFAEKNNIKPGDKLDITKDGRRVTVTVAGIFSGKGEKPAVLQSDMAENHLITNLAAAQQLTGSQQLTRATYFAENPHQLKSLTDRAKSLPNVDWQKFSLTDNGAVFAGVLQNIAGIQNILTIATIGAAAAGLAVLSLVLVFWVRGRLHEIGILLSIGTSKRQIIGQFLAELAIIAAVSSVFALAIGSIASSQISTALTIQTDQSQRVEKTVVQAAPPATYLQAFTFGYMVVLLSAIAATAPIMRQSPKQILAKLS
- a CDS encoding ABC transporter permease; amino-acid sequence: MSFIQRAWLYITRKKLKTLILLAILLCMSTIMLSGFAIKHSTDAAAQSLDKTLKAGFTLGNNPRTNPGTARGSGTVSNKDIDAVKNLEGVTDYVKRQNATVDFINTKLVPLPSGGSGYDAEKDKQFGNAATIIGVNKSESEKKFRAESLKLIAGRHITENDSHKILVHEDFAKANNLKLGNKIKLKANQYDTDNEHPSKDEVEVEIVGIFNGKNPKQATYQVELFENLFLTDLTTTRQLNAYTEQNEIYQDATFFTKGTKQLDEVMARAQKLPVNWQKYQLNKNSQELAGVTGAVNGVYGLIDGMLWATALVSVAVIGMVLYLWMNERKREAGVLLATGVPQSKIVLQYIAELVMIAVLSFGASYFTAGLIAQQMGDHVVSQAAQNATRQAGSSLNGASLGADADSVTSSRTLDKVTVGVQPTDLLAVWGAGLAVIIIAVLLASRPITQSTPKELLTEVD